A region of Faecalibacterium taiwanense DNA encodes the following proteins:
- a CDS encoding ParB/RepB/Spo0J family partition protein yields MPKNGLNVSLNSYDDIFSTEETRQEEQREQVQQIPIDELYPFKDHPFKVIDDEAMQRTVESIKQLGVTNPLIARPRPDGGYEIISGHRRQHAAQLARLKTLPVIVRDMSDDAAVLLMVDSNLQREQILPSERAFAYKMKLDALKRQGARSDLTSSQVGMKLQALDIVGQEAGDSRNQVHRFIRLTNLIPELLDMVDEKKISFNPAVELSYLDESQQRDFLEAMADTQNAPSLSQAQRLKKLAQEGHFSYDVAFAVMGEPKKDELDKVVIKNDTLRKYFPESSTPREMEEKIIGLLEESKTEKVVFRSDSIKKYFPSNYSSEQIENSILKMLDQRMKKRKHEAER; encoded by the coding sequence ATGCCGAAAAACGGCTTAAACGTCAGTTTGAACAGCTACGATGATATTTTTTCCACCGAAGAAACGCGGCAGGAAGAACAGCGCGAACAGGTACAGCAAATTCCCATTGATGAGTTGTATCCGTTCAAAGACCATCCCTTTAAGGTGATTGATGATGAAGCTATGCAGCGCACAGTAGAAAGCATAAAGCAGTTGGGTGTCACAAATCCGCTGATTGCTCGTCCGCGCCCGGATGGTGGCTACGAAATCATTTCCGGCCATCGCCGCCAACACGCTGCACAGCTTGCTAGACTGAAAACCCTGCCGGTTATCGTCCGTGATATGTCGGACGATGCCGCCGTTCTGCTCATGGTTGATTCCAATCTTCAGCGCGAACAGATTTTGCCGAGTGAGCGGGCATTTGCCTATAAGATGAAACTGGATGCACTGAAAAGGCAAGGTGCTAGGTCAGATTTAACTTCATCCCAAGTTGGGATGAAGTTGCAAGCTCTTGATATTGTTGGACAAGAAGCTGGTGATAGCCGCAACCAAGTACACCGTTTTATCCGCTTAACCAATCTTATCCCGGAACTGCTGGACATGGTAGACGAAAAGAAAATCTCATTTAACCCTGCGGTGGAACTCTCTTATCTTGATGAAAGCCAGCAGCGAGATTTTCTTGAAGCTATGGCTGACACGCAAAACGCCCCATCGCTTTCACAGGCGCAACGGCTCAAAAAGCTGGCGCAGGAAGGTCATTTCTCGTATGACGTTGCCTTTGCCGTGATGGGTGAACCGAAAAAGGACGAATTGGACAAAGTTGTTATCAAAAACGATACCCTGCGGAAATATTTTCCCGAAAGCTCTACTCCGAGAGAGATGGAAGAAAAAATCATTGGGCTTTTGGAAGAAAGTAAAACCGAAAAAGTTGTATTCAGGAGCGATTCTATCAAAAAATATTTTCCGAGCAACTATTCGTCAGAACAAATCGAAAATTCAATTCTCAAGATGCTCGACCAGCGCATGAAAAAGCGCAAGCATGAAGCTGAACGCTGA
- a CDS encoding glycoside hydrolase family 2 TIM barrel-domain containing protein, with amino-acid sequence MAAFDFAKVKDPTFFKENVLNAHASFRTYASREEYRTGSSSLALKLDGIWKFAYAKNYTSAIPGFEKTDYDCSGWDDIHVPAHIQMEGYDIPQYANIQYPWDGREEVQPGEIPQRFNPVASYVKYFELPESMQGKPVHIEFEGVESGMALWLNGSYVGYTEDSFSAHAFDLTPYLQPGVNKLAVQVFKWTSSSWCEDQDFFRFSGIFRSVWLYAIPTVHLEDVSVKTLFAGDDFTHSTLEVALQVEGKGAARLTLRRSELEVFSEEIALNGGSALFSHAVENPHLWSAEDPALYELEIELLDDAGHLVEVTGQKVGFRKFELKNNRMLLNGKRIVFKGANRHEFSSITGRAVGVHTHEELLRDIITMKQNNINAIRTSHYQNQDALYDLCDEYGLYLIAENNLESHGTWDIHQAGFRDIEGVLPNDKPEWKAVLFDRMNSTYQRDKNHPAVLIWSLGNESFGGETLLQMAEMVRRFDDTRLVHYEGVVNDPRFLKTTDIESHMYSTVKDIKEYLAQGDKRPYIECEYSHAMGNSNGALHKYTELADQKNCGYQGGFIWDYIDQSIWKKDRYGKWFQAYGGDFGERPTDYNFSGNGIAYGGDRAPSPKMQEVKFCYQNIAVSIDNSGFEVWNKNLFTSTDAFDCVALLHRDGKLYQQQELTNIDVAPEERSSFPLPFMVPALPGEYAVTISFRLKEDTSWAKKGHEVAFGQGVIAVVRSIPSKKVTPFTVTHGTHNIGVRGENFDVLFSDLNGGLTSYRYAGKEMIQEIPRPNFWRAPTDNDCGNNMGGVRGQWKLASLYATAKGIGKEIPSVHGGTILQNPTCEVEADSVVVTYLYNLQTSPAAECSLQYRVFGDGRIQTTLHYDPVEGLAAMPEFGVLFKIDADYDTVEWYGNGPAETYWDRQHGAKLGIYQNKVADNMAQYLVPQECGAKTAVRWAKVVDRKGRGLLFTADAAKPMFFSALPYTPHEMESAKHPYELPPVHYTVIRAMGEQMGVGGDDSWGANVHPEYIPDVTKPVEFTFTFRGI; translated from the coding sequence ATGGCTGCATTTGATTTTGCAAAAGTAAAAGACCCCACCTTTTTCAAGGAAAACGTGCTGAATGCTCATGCAAGTTTCCGTACTTACGCTTCCCGCGAAGAATATCGGACAGGCTCCTCTTCTTTGGCGCTGAAGCTGGACGGTATCTGGAAATTCGCCTACGCAAAAAACTACACCAGTGCCATCCCCGGCTTTGAAAAGACAGATTACGATTGCAGCGGCTGGGATGACATTCATGTTCCGGCACACATCCAGATGGAGGGCTACGACATTCCCCAGTACGCGAATATTCAGTATCCGTGGGATGGCCGTGAAGAAGTACAGCCGGGTGAGATCCCGCAGCGGTTCAATCCGGTGGCAAGCTATGTAAAATACTTCGAGCTGCCGGAATCCATGCAGGGCAAGCCCGTCCACATCGAGTTCGAGGGTGTGGAAAGCGGCATGGCTCTTTGGCTGAACGGGTCTTATGTGGGTTACACCGAGGACAGCTTCTCCGCACACGCATTCGATCTGACTCCCTATCTCCAGCCGGGCGTGAACAAACTTGCTGTGCAGGTGTTCAAGTGGACTTCCTCCAGCTGGTGCGAAGATCAGGACTTCTTCCGCTTCTCCGGCATCTTCCGCAGCGTGTGGCTGTACGCCATCCCCACCGTGCATCTGGAAGATGTATCCGTCAAAACGCTGTTTGCCGGGGATGATTTTACTCATTCCACGCTGGAAGTTGCATTGCAGGTGGAGGGTAAGGGCGCAGCCCGTCTGACCCTGCGCCGCAGTGAGCTGGAAGTGTTCTCCGAAGAAATCGCACTGAACGGCGGTTCTGCTCTGTTCAGCCATGCGGTGGAGAACCCCCACCTGTGGAGTGCAGAGGACCCGGCTCTGTATGAACTGGAAATCGAGCTGCTGGACGATGCAGGCCATCTGGTAGAGGTGACCGGGCAGAAAGTCGGTTTCCGCAAGTTCGAGCTGAAGAACAATCGGATGCTGCTCAACGGCAAGCGCATCGTGTTCAAGGGTGCCAACCGTCATGAGTTCAGCTCCATTACGGGTCGTGCTGTGGGCGTACACACCCATGAGGAACTGCTTCGGGACATCATCACCATGAAGCAGAACAACATCAATGCCATCCGCACCAGCCATTACCAGAATCAGGATGCACTGTACGACCTGTGCGACGAGTATGGTCTGTATCTGATTGCAGAGAACAATCTGGAATCCCATGGCACATGGGATATCCATCAGGCGGGCTTTCGCGACATCGAGGGCGTTTTGCCCAATGATAAGCCGGAGTGGAAAGCTGTCTTGTTTGACCGCATGAATTCCACTTACCAGCGTGATAAAAACCATCCTGCTGTTCTGATCTGGTCTCTGGGCAACGAATCGTTTGGCGGTGAGACCCTGCTCCAGATGGCAGAGATGGTCCGCCGCTTTGATGACACCCGTCTGGTGCATTACGAAGGTGTGGTCAATGATCCCCGCTTCCTCAAAACCACCGATATCGAGAGCCATATGTACAGCACTGTGAAGGACATTAAAGAGTATCTGGCACAGGGCGATAAGCGGCCTTATATCGAGTGCGAATATTCTCATGCTATGGGCAACTCCAACGGTGCTTTGCACAAGTACACGGAACTTGCCGACCAGAAGAACTGCGGCTATCAGGGCGGCTTTATCTGGGATTACATCGACCAGTCCATCTGGAAAAAAGACCGCTACGGCAAGTGGTTCCAAGCCTACGGCGGCGACTTCGGTGAGCGTCCTACCGACTATAATTTCAGCGGAAACGGCATTGCCTATGGTGGTGACCGTGCTCCTTCTCCCAAGATGCAGGAGGTCAAGTTCTGCTATCAGAACATCGCCGTTTCCATCGACAACTCTGGCTTTGAAGTCTGGAATAAGAACCTGTTCACCTCTACGGATGCTTTCGACTGCGTTGCACTGCTGCATCGTGATGGAAAGTTGTATCAGCAACAGGAACTGACCAATATTGATGTTGCTCCCGAAGAACGTTCCAGCTTCCCGCTGCCGTTTATGGTCCCTGCGCTCCCCGGTGAATATGCAGTGACCATCAGCTTCCGTTTGAAGGAGGACACCAGCTGGGCAAAGAAAGGTCATGAAGTCGCCTTTGGACAGGGTGTGATCGCTGTGGTTCGTTCCATTCCCAGCAAGAAGGTCACGCCGTTTACCGTTACGCACGGTACACACAACATCGGTGTCCGGGGCGAGAATTTCGATGTTTTGTTCTCCGATCTGAACGGCGGTCTGACTTCCTACCGCTATGCCGGCAAGGAGATGATTCAGGAGATTCCCCGTCCCAACTTCTGGCGCGCTCCCACCGACAACGACTGCGGCAACAACATGGGCGGCGTTCGCGGTCAGTGGAAGCTGGCAAGCCTGTACGCTACCGCCAAGGGCATCGGCAAGGAGATCCCGTCTGTTCATGGCGGCACCATCCTCCAGAACCCCACCTGCGAGGTGGAAGCCGACAGCGTAGTCGTGACCTATCTCTATAACCTCCAGACCAGCCCCGCAGCAGAGTGCAGCTTACAGTACCGTGTGTTCGGTGATGGCCGCATCCAGACCACCCTGCACTATGACCCGGTGGAAGGACTTGCAGCAATGCCGGAGTTCGGCGTACTGTTCAAGATCGACGCTGACTACGACACGGTGGAGTGGTACGGAAACGGCCCTGCGGAGACCTACTGGGATCGTCAGCATGGTGCAAAGCTGGGCATTTACCAGAACAAGGTCGCAGACAACATGGCACAGTACCTTGTGCCGCAGGAGTGCGGTGCAAAGACCGCTGTGCGCTGGGCAAAGGTAGTGGACCGCAAGGGTCGCGGGCTGCTGTTTACCGCAGATGCCGCAAAGCCCATGTTCTTCTCTGCGCTGCCCTACACTCCCCATGAAATGGAGAGTGCCAAGCATCCCTACGAGCTGCCCCCGGTCCATTACACGGTCATCCGTGCTATGGGCGAGCAGATGGGCGTTGGCGGCGATGACAGCTGGGGCGCCAATGTCCACCCGGAGTATATTCCTGATGTGACCAAGCCTGTGGAGTTCACCTTTACGTTCCGTGGCATCTGA
- a CDS encoding DUF6017 domain-containing protein, which produces MTLDYFYGQAGKLFSFYRIPKALFQEQRFQNLSTDAKTLYGILLDRMSLSVKNEWFDKQGRVFIIFTIEDVKRALCCADNKATKLLRELENFGLIERKRRGLGKPSLVYVKNFSSDLSNERVQNRENHESGSPKNACQDPPKSRCNKNKKSKTERNNTNPILSDELEKMKNRKLLEEYFSHSLEIELLLRLYPDDEDTIYQIVDLLVDTCDSKRKLIRIAGDDKPAEVVLSRLKKLNADHIRFVLDCLAANTSPIRNMKQYLLAALFNAPTTIQLYYQNKVNHDLAARR; this is translated from the coding sequence ATGACGCTCGACTACTTCTATGGACAGGCCGGAAAACTTTTTTCGTTCTATCGCATCCCCAAAGCACTGTTTCAGGAGCAGCGGTTTCAAAATCTGTCAACCGATGCCAAAACACTCTACGGCATCCTGCTTGACCGCATGAGCCTTTCTGTTAAAAATGAATGGTTCGACAAGCAAGGCCGGGTGTTCATCATTTTCACGATCGAGGATGTCAAGAGGGCTTTGTGTTGCGCAGACAACAAAGCGACCAAGCTACTCAGGGAACTTGAAAATTTTGGTTTAATTGAACGAAAACGCCGTGGACTGGGCAAACCGAGTTTGGTGTATGTGAAAAACTTTTCGTCAGACCTTTCAAATGAGCGTGTCCAGAATCGTGAAAATCACGAATCTGGAAGTCCTAAAAACGCTTGTCAAGACCCGCCCAAATCACGATGTAATAAGAATAAAAAGAGTAAGACAGAGCGGAATAATACGAATCCTATCCTTTCCGATGAATTGGAGAAAATGAAGAATCGTAAACTGCTCGAAGAATATTTTTCACATTCTTTGGAGATAGAACTTCTTCTCCGGCTTTACCCGGATGATGAAGATACCATCTATCAGATCGTAGATTTGCTGGTGGACACCTGTGACAGCAAGCGTAAACTCATAAGAATCGCTGGCGATGATAAGCCCGCCGAAGTTGTGCTCAGTCGGCTAAAAAAGTTGAATGCAGACCACATCCGCTTCGTACTGGACTGTCTGGCAGCGAACACTTCCCCGATACGGAATATGAAGCAGTACCTTCTGGCCGCACTATTCAATGCTCCAACCACAATACAGCTCTATTATCAAAACAAAGTCAACCATGATTTAGCAGCTCGGAGGTGA
- a CDS encoding PcfB family protein: MQEEIEQKSFNIMISTTKLSARTVLRAVKAAFRLYQSKASQGKQSVRTLLRQNRGVSSVEISKTGIRGLERYAKKYGIDYAIRKDTSEVPPRYLVFFKAPDAEAFNSAFKEYSASLLNKDKRPSVLAKLHELVQAAAELPGKVRHKEQERGL, encoded by the coding sequence GTGCAGGAAGAAATCGAACAGAAGTCATTCAACATTATGATCTCCACCACGAAGCTGTCTGCCCGGACTGTCCTGCGGGCAGTTAAAGCGGCGTTTCGGCTGTACCAGTCCAAGGCATCCCAAGGTAAGCAGAGCGTCCGCACTCTTCTGCGGCAGAACCGGGGCGTGTCCAGCGTGGAGATCAGCAAGACCGGCATCCGTGGTCTGGAACGCTATGCCAAAAAGTACGGCATCGACTACGCCATCCGTAAGGACACCTCCGAGGTGCCGCCCCGGTATCTGGTCTTTTTCAAAGCCCCGGACGCAGAAGCCTTCAACTCGGCGTTCAAAGAGTATTCGGCATCCCTGCTGAACAAGGACAAACGCCCCTCCGTATTGGCAAAACTGCATGAACTGGTGCAGGCTGCGGCAGAACTCCCCGGCAAAGTCCGGCACAAGGAACAGGAGCGAGGACTGTGA
- a CDS encoding MerR family transcriptional regulator yields the protein MIYTVGEMAQKLGVPASTLRYYDKEGLLPFVERSSGGIRMFRENDFEWLQVIRCMKKAGMSIKDIRQYIELSMQGDDTIDTRLEMFRHQREVLTQQIQQLQHTLETVEYKCWFYEAAKAAGTVDVPGAMTDADVPEQFRAIRQEPRGQKIPNGEK from the coding sequence ATGATCTATACCGTAGGTGAAATGGCACAAAAGCTGGGCGTACCTGCCTCCACCCTGCGCTACTACGACAAAGAAGGGTTACTTCCCTTTGTGGAGCGTTCCTCCGGCGGCATTCGGATGTTCCGGGAAAACGACTTCGAGTGGCTGCAGGTCATCCGTTGCATGAAAAAAGCCGGAATGTCCATCAAGGATATCCGGCAGTATATTGAGCTTTCCATGCAGGGAGACGACACCATTGACACCCGGCTGGAAATGTTCCGGCATCAGCGCGAGGTGCTCACCCAGCAAATCCAGCAGTTACAGCACACGCTGGAGACCGTGGAGTATAAATGCTGGTTCTATGAAGCCGCCAAAGCTGCTGGGACAGTGGATGTCCCCGGTGCGATGACCGATGCGGATGTGCCGGAGCAGTTCCGTGCCATCCGGCAGGAGCCTCGGGGACAGAAGATTCCGAATGGCGAAAAATAA
- a CDS encoding carboxymuconolactone decarboxylase family protein translates to MAVKQTAGRDALGEFAPKFAELNDEVLFGQVWSREDKLSLRDRSLVTVVALMAQGLTDSSFRYHLTAAKNNGITRTEIAEILTHAAFYVGWPKAWAAFRMAKEVWAEDAAEDAKAKHQSEMVFPIGASNDGFAQYFSGKSYLAPLSTAQVGIYNVTFEPGCRNNWHIHHAAKGGGQILVCVAGRGYYQEWGKAPQELHPGNVLNIPPEVKHWHGAAPDCWFSHLAVEVPGEGTSNEWCEPVPEETYKELR, encoded by the coding sequence ATGGCAGTGAAACAGACAGCAGGGCGGGATGCTCTGGGCGAATTTGCGCCAAAATTTGCGGAACTTAACGATGAGGTACTATTCGGGCAGGTGTGGAGCCGAGAGGATAAACTCTCCCTCCGGGACCGCAGCCTTGTGACGGTGGTGGCACTGATGGCGCAGGGACTGACGGACTCCTCGTTTCGGTATCACCTGACGGCAGCGAAAAACAACGGTATTACCCGGACTGAGATTGCAGAGATCCTGACCCATGCGGCGTTTTATGTGGGTTGGCCCAAGGCGTGGGCGGCTTTCCGTATGGCCAAGGAAGTCTGGGCAGAGGACGCTGCAGAGGATGCCAAGGCAAAGCACCAGAGTGAAATGGTGTTCCCCATCGGTGCATCCAACGACGGTTTTGCACAATATTTCAGCGGAAAAAGCTATCTGGCACCCTTGTCCACCGCACAGGTTGGCATTTACAACGTCACCTTTGAGCCGGGCTGCCGGAACAACTGGCACATCCATCATGCCGCAAAGGGTGGCGGGCAGATCCTTGTCTGCGTGGCAGGCCGGGGCTACTATCAGGAATGGGGCAAAGCGCCGCAGGAGCTGCATCCGGGCAATGTGTTGAACATTCCCCCGGAGGTCAAGCACTGGCACGGTGCTGCACCCGATTGCTGGTTCTCTCATCTGGCAGTGGAAGTACCCGGCGAAGGCACCTCTAACGAGTGGTGCGAGCCGGTGCCGGAAGAAACCTATAAGGAGTTGCGGTGA
- a CDS encoding DUF3846 domain-containing protein, with the protein MEQNENTLSVLKIAPGQHPQQVEIDNNLKALQEAVGGSIDAVYPFADPVAIICNDEGKLMGLPLNRALRDENGQMYDAVAGDFLVVGLGEEDFASLTPEMAQKYEQLFHQPEAFLKLGNRLLVLPVPDEPPAEKPRTKPPAEHDR; encoded by the coding sequence ATGGAACAGAATGAAAATACCCTTTCGGTGCTGAAAATTGCACCGGGACAGCATCCGCAGCAGGTCGAGATTGACAACAACCTGAAAGCCTTGCAGGAAGCGGTGGGCGGCTCGATTGATGCTGTTTACCCCTTTGCAGACCCGGTGGCCATCATCTGCAATGACGAGGGCAAGCTCATGGGACTGCCGTTGAACCGTGCCCTGCGGGATGAGAACGGGCAGATGTACGATGCCGTTGCCGGAGACTTTCTAGTGGTGGGATTGGGCGAGGAGGATTTTGCATCCCTGACCCCGGAGATGGCGCAGAAGTATGAGCAGCTTTTTCATCAGCCGGAAGCCTTTCTGAAGCTGGGCAACCGTCTGCTGGTGCTGCCGGTGCCCGATGAACCTCCCGCAGAAAAGCCCCGCACCAAGCCCCCGGCAGAGCATGACCGCTAA
- a CDS encoding DUF6061 family protein — protein MKYDASACHFNMDTVCVELLLRDGRMISIDCTGVENALDVTMAQRSELDYLICNDPLGYADLILNGDPEEYLKNVTGSHGLED, from the coding sequence ATGAAGTACGATGCAAGTGCTTGTCATTTCAACATGGACACCGTGTGCGTGGAACTGCTGCTCCGGGATGGGAGAATGATCTCCATCGACTGCACCGGGGTCGAGAATGCACTGGACGTGACCATGGCGCAGAGGTCGGAGTTGGATTATCTCATCTGCAATGATCCACTGGGTTATGCGGATTTGATTCTGAATGGTGATCCGGAGGAATATTTGAAAAACGTAACCGGGAGCCATGGGTTAGAAGATTAA
- a CDS encoding YjdF family protein produces MDIDSTKLTVFFEAPFWIGVFERIERRKLSVCKVVFGAEPKDYEVWEYLLKNYSRLRFSPSVETVVKKESVNPKRLQRQIRKETVATGIGTKSQQALQMQREENKLVRKALSRKQREAEKQRQFELKQQKRKEKHRGR; encoded by the coding sequence ATGGATATTGATTCTACAAAGCTGACTGTATTTTTTGAGGCTCCATTCTGGATTGGAGTATTTGAACGTATTGAGAGAAGAAAGCTTTCAGTGTGTAAAGTCGTGTTTGGTGCAGAACCAAAGGACTATGAAGTCTGGGAGTATCTGCTCAAAAATTACAGTCGGCTGCGCTTCAGTCCATCTGTTGAGACAGTTGTAAAGAAAGAGTCTGTGAACCCAAAGCGATTGCAACGGCAAATCCGAAAGGAAACAGTTGCCACAGGAATCGGTACAAAGTCACAGCAGGCGTTGCAAATGCAGCGAGAAGAAAACAAGCTGGTGCGAAAAGCACTTAGCCGTAAACAACGCGAAGCAGAAAAGCAGCGTCAGTTTGAACTGAAACAGCAGAAGCGAAAGGAAAAGCATCGGGGCAGATAA
- a CDS encoding flavodoxin family protein, with amino-acid sequence MSKKVLILSGSPRKGGNSDILCDEFLRGTQDAGHKAEKIRVAEKKVAPCSGCYYCSTHGGACVHKDDMADILQKMIDADVIVLASPVYFYSISAQLKAVIDRTVARWLEVKDKEFYYITTMADEEKSSADTTLACFRGYADCVEGAVEKGVLVAGGVYEPGAVCGTPAMAQAYEMGRNV; translated from the coding sequence ATGAGCAAGAAGGTATTGATTTTGTCTGGAAGTCCCCGGAAGGGCGGTAACTCTGATATTCTATGCGATGAATTTCTGCGTGGAACGCAGGATGCCGGGCACAAAGCAGAAAAGATCCGGGTCGCTGAGAAAAAGGTGGCTCCCTGTTCCGGCTGCTACTATTGCAGCACCCACGGCGGAGCCTGCGTCCACAAGGATGATATGGCAGACATCCTGCAAAAGATGATCGATGCCGATGTCATTGTGCTGGCAAGCCCGGTATACTTCTACTCCATCAGTGCCCAGTTGAAGGCAGTAATCGACCGTACCGTGGCACGGTGGCTTGAGGTCAAAGACAAGGAATTCTACTACATCACCACCATGGCAGACGAGGAAAAATCCTCTGCAGATACTACGCTGGCCTGCTTCCGGGGCTATGCAGACTGCGTGGAAGGTGCCGTGGAAAAGGGAGTCCTTGTAGCAGGTGGCGTTTACGAGCCGGGTGCAGTGTGCGGTACGCCTGCCATGGCACAGGCTTACGAGATGGGGAGGAACGTATAA